The window AATTGTCGCTGGGCTTTCTTTGGCAAAGGAAGTTCACAAACGGATGGATGGGACCTCTGTTCCAACAGAAGCGATGTTCACTCAATTTTTAGCAGAGTTTGAAGGACACCCAGACAATACCTTACCTGCCTATCTGGGAGGGTTTGTTTTCGCCTATTCTACGTTTGGTGAAAAACTCAGATACTTTCGGAAAAAATTTCCATCTTCCGTGGCAATTTTTGTCCTCACTCCTGAATTTTTTGTTTCAACAGAAGAATCGAGAAAATCACTTCCTAAACAGTATGTGACCTCCGATGTCATTTTTAATTTATCTAGGATTGGGGCTTGGATGCATTTTTTAGACAAACGTAGGTTTGGTGACTTACTTGTAGGTCTCGAAGATAAAATGCACACACCTTACCGAATTCCGAATACTTCTCCACTTTTTCCATTGGCTGATACGTTAAAACAAGATGGAATTGGGTATTGTTTATCAGGTTCCGGTCCGAGTTTACTGATAT of the Leptospira biflexa serovar Patoc strain 'Patoc 1 (Paris)' genome contains:
- the thrB gene encoding homoserine kinase, with protein sequence MVRLPKIHIKVPGTSANLGPGFDLMGLALDIHNEFEFQFSKEITETKTELKNGKSLPFTKKEDLVEQSYLSYFSKFAPKLSPPPYHCKMTLALPLKGGLGSSASAIVAGLSLAKEVHKRMDGTSVPTEAMFTQFLAEFEGHPDNTLPAYLGGFVFAYSTFGEKLRYFRKKFPSSVAIFVLTPEFFVSTEESRKSLPKQYVTSDVIFNLSRIGAWMHFLDKRRFGDLLVGLEDKMHTPYRIPNTSPLFPLADTLKQDGIGYCLSGSGPSLLIFLERKSLNSKLKELEDTVTKIMGDAGIRFSFRRVKPDGVGVRIQIK